GACGGCTAACAAGGCGATCGTTGTATTTTCCTCAGATGAAGAACTCAAGGAATTCCGCAATCGTTGGGAAACCTATGCTGGCACTAAAGCAGGTTTCAAGAATGGTTATCTGGATGCAGTGGAGTGGGTTGCTCCGCTGGAACCCACTGATCGCTTGGGACGATTATTAGAGCTGGAGCCACTGCAAGCCGGGGAAATTGCAGCACTCGATCTAGAGTTCTGGCATACGGGCGATCGCCAGGAGATGCAAAAATACATCGATCAGGTACGGCAAGGCTTGCGCGATCGTGCCACTTCATCAGCTCCCTTTGACTTGACAGACTTTTACATTGGGGATTATCTCTGTATTGCCCGAATCAAAGTCAATCAAGAACTCCTCAACGACTTGCTAACCGAGGTGATTGTTAAAGAGATCGATCGCCGTCCCAAAGTAGCGTTTGAGTTGCGAACTGACTACAACCCGCCGCTTTCTGACATTCCTGAAGTTGTGTCTCCCAGCACTACGACCTGCGGAATTCTCGTGATTGACTCCGGTGTGCAGAGAGGTCATCCCTTACTGTCCCCTGTAATTGGAGAGGCGGAAGTTTTTCCAGATACCAAACGTGAATTCCTCAACACAGGACCGGACGATGAAGCAGATCACGGCACAGGCGTAGCAGGCATCGCAGCTTATGGTGACATTGAAACCTGCATTCAGAAGAAGTCCTTTGATCCCACTGCCTGGGTTTTTTCTGCCCGTGTTCTGAATGAGAAAAACCAGTTTGATGAAGACCTGCTGCTAGAAAACCAGCTAGAGCAGGCAATTTCCTACTTCATTAAGGAATATCCTAACTGCAAAGTCATTAACTTGTCGCTGGGCAATGCCGAGCAGGTTTACCAGAAGGGCAATAAGCAAACCCGCATTGCTGCCAAAATTGATGAGCTGGCATACCGCTATCAGCAGCATAATATCCTGTTTGTAGTTGCAGCAGGCAATTCCTTTCCCTATGCCTACTGCGGTGAACGAGACCTGCTTCGCACGGACTACCCCAATTATTTGCTAGACTCTGCTGCACGAATCATCGACCCTGCCACCTCAGCGATCGCTTTGACGGTCGGTGCTTTATCGCTCGGTCGCAGTAGCATGACTTATGCCGCTGATGCCCGCCGTAATGCTGTCGCTAAAGTATCAGGCTATCCTTCCCCCTTTACTCGCACGGGTTTCGGAGTGGATGACATGATTAAGCCCGACCTGGTGGATTTTGGTGGAGATTTTGTGCTAGACGGCGATCGCGTTGCAGGTGATAGTGATGCCGCCGTTTCGATCGTCACCTTCTCTCAAAACTACACATCTTCTCTGTTCAAAGTCGCCAGCGGCACCAGTTTTGCTGCCCCTCGTGTTGCCAATCTTGCTGCTCAACTTTACAACAAATATCCAGCCGCATCACCAAATCTGATTCGAGCCTTGCTTGCCACCTCAGCAGCACTGCCCAAGGAGATTCCACCAGCGTTCCAAACAGGCTCTAAACAATCCGACAAGCAAAAATCAGAACAACTGAAAAATCGGCTGGCAATTTACGGCTATGGGCAAGCTAATGCTCAACGAGCAATGTACTCTGCTGATAATTACGTTGTTTTGCTAGAAGACCATCTAGATATTCGAGTAGGCAGCTTTGACCTGTTTGAGATTCCTGCCTTACCTCCAGAGTTCTTACAGAAGAAAGGAAAGCGATTTCTCTCAATCGCCTTAGCCTTCGATCCGCCCACCCGTCCCACTCGTGGAGACTCTTATCTGGGTATCACAATGGAATTCGATTTGTTTAAGGGAGTTGACCGAGATAGCGTCGTCAGCACCTTTGTTGATGCTAAGAAAGCCCAGATGTCCGGAGACGATGGAAATTATTCTGAGCTTTCTAAAGAAAAACTAAAGCAGCAGTTTACCTCTGGCTGTATTGTCGATCTTCTACCCGGTACGACGTGTCGTAAAAAAGGGACTCTGCAACGTGGAGCTGTTGAGATTTCTAATGTAGCGACAAAATACGATGCAGGATCGCTGTACCTAGTTGTGAGTTGTAACCGAAAGTGGGTAAAGGTAGAGGAGATTCCTTCTCAAAGATATGCTCTGGTAGTAGCAATTAGTCACTCTGACCCAGAAGTGCAGCTTTACAATCGCCTACGAACTCAAATCTTACCGCGTCTCAGAGTTTAATGCGGTTTGCTCTTCAAGCAAAGCTTAGTTTTCTTGATCGGCATTCTACGTTTTCTACTCAGAAACTTAATTCTTAGGCTTGTGTTCCGCCAACAAAATAGCAGCCCAGTCTGTATCCTCAGGAGCAAGCGGGGGTTGAGCTGGTTTTGTGTAGTCGATCGCCAAGTGATACCTTCCCCGTTCATATACTCGTTCAAGAATGCTTTGTAAATTCAACATAGGCTCCTCCTCCCCAGTCTGCAAAGGCACAGGAAAACTAGGAATTGCATGTCGAACGCCAAAGGCATAGAGTTGAGCTGAGGGACGACGATCGCTATGGCTCACCACAATCCGATAGTCTGACTTCGTTACCCCCAAGACCGCCTTTTCGTAGCAATGGATGCTGTTGGCGAACGTACTACACCGGGTTTAGAGCTACAGCTAACTCGTCATTAGGTGCTAACGCAGCAAAGCGAGAAATACGAGTATGGGCATGAGGAATTCCCATTAACCAAGATACGATTCTTGTGATATTCATGGCAATGCCAGTAAGAACGTGTTGAAGATGA
This genomic interval from Leptolyngbya ohadii IS1 contains the following:
- a CDS encoding S8 family peptidase; translation: MASEFEHLKLPRINIQLPRRAGGGGGDKKYRDNRDTHGTQILAQISSLTKTVKERKSSFRLDPKLIFKIKLASEFEDLKEEALTKSGLTLLGREPTANKAIVVFSSDEELKEFRNRWETYAGTKAGFKNGYLDAVEWVAPLEPTDRLGRLLELEPLQAGEIAALDLEFWHTGDRQEMQKYIDQVRQGLRDRATSSAPFDLTDFYIGDYLCIARIKVNQELLNDLLTEVIVKEIDRRPKVAFELRTDYNPPLSDIPEVVSPSTTTCGILVIDSGVQRGHPLLSPVIGEAEVFPDTKREFLNTGPDDEADHGTGVAGIAAYGDIETCIQKKSFDPTAWVFSARVLNEKNQFDEDLLLENQLEQAISYFIKEYPNCKVINLSLGNAEQVYQKGNKQTRIAAKIDELAYRYQQHNILFVVAAGNSFPYAYCGERDLLRTDYPNYLLDSAARIIDPATSAIALTVGALSLGRSSMTYAADARRNAVAKVSGYPSPFTRTGFGVDDMIKPDLVDFGGDFVLDGDRVAGDSDAAVSIVTFSQNYTSSLFKVASGTSFAAPRVANLAAQLYNKYPAASPNLIRALLATSAALPKEIPPAFQTGSKQSDKQKSEQLKNRLAIYGYGQANAQRAMYSADNYVVLLEDHLDIRVGSFDLFEIPALPPEFLQKKGKRFLSIALAFDPPTRPTRGDSYLGITMEFDLFKGVDRDSVVSTFVDAKKAQMSGDDGNYSELSKEKLKQQFTSGCIVDLLPGTTCRKKGTLQRGAVEISNVATKYDAGSLYLVVSCNRKWVKVEEIPSQRYALVVAISHSDPEVQLYNRLRTQILPRLRV
- a CDS encoding DUF4058 family protein gives rise to the protein MGVTKSDYRIVVSHSDRRPSAQLYAFGVRHAIPSFPVPLQTGEEEPMLNLQSILERVYERGRYHLAIDYTKPAQPPLAPEDTDWAAILLAEHKPKN